In Diabrotica undecimpunctata isolate CICGRU chromosome 4, icDiaUnde3, whole genome shotgun sequence, a single genomic region encodes these proteins:
- the LOC140438261 gene encoding uncharacterized protein, translating into MADYSKQQSYLQSESRRKHSFTYHLLLPGGSEIRVCLKTFCSTFAVTPRRVQLLGEKILDGKMDMSEKRGGARQNIFKTVWTNKIIEHIESFPKIESHYARAKTPDKLFLSPDLNVSRMYRAFLEKYCADYQPPNKPPVTRQWYNEIFISKFNLSFARPKVDTCSTCDSLAVQIKSGDKAAVTEQELHHRRAEAATKAMSTETKNACTSNCYVLSFDMQQQMYIPQLTHSQQLAVCNLGIHDSITGKGFMYLWTEDFGGRGALEISSCLYTYLTKEIGNHGKKKLILWSDNCGGQNKNQFMIAMYLTILANNVFEEIIHKFPVKGHTFLNCDRDFAIIEKRKKVCKAYTLMNVVNIITSAAQKNPFSCMVVKDFYDFKTVACDKLNTKKLGISIATQLRLTREKFGTVMVAKRHSELAGWSETNVLKSGVTLEDFKIIDLQKTRTHFGIPEKKRTDIEKMLPYLHDDAKKYFKGKLGQPGQVSTVGNNG; encoded by the exons ATGGCTGATTATAGTAAGCAGCAAAGTTACCTACAAAG TGAAAGTAGGAGAAAGCACTCTTTCACCTACCATTTACTTTTGCCTGGAGGATCTGAAATAAGGGTTTGCCTCAAAACATTTTGTAGTACGTTTGCCGTAACTCCAAGAAGAGTGCAACTTTTGGGAGAAAAAATTCTTGATGGTAAAATGGATATGTCAGAAAAACGAGGAGGGGctcgacaaaatattttcaagactGTCTGGACTAACAAGATTATAGAGCATATCGAAAGTTTTCCAAAAATTGAGAGCCACTACGCAAGGGCGAAAACCCCGGATAAGCTCTTCTTGTCACCGGATTTAAACGTAAGTAGAATGTACCGTGCATTTTTAGAGAAATATTGTGCGGATTATCAGCCGCCTAACAAACCACCAGTAACTAGACAatggtataatgaaatttttatatcaaaatttaacttatcTTTTGCAAGGCCTAAAGTAGATACATGCTCCACATGTGATAGTTTGGCTGTTCAAATAAAATCAGGAGATAAAGCTGCTGTAACAGAACAGGAGCTTCACCATCGGAGAGCAGAGGCTGCTACAAAAGCAATGTCAACTGAGACCAAAAATGCATGTACAAGTAATTGCTATGTTCTTTCCTTCGATATGCAGCAGCAAATGTACATTCCCCAATTAACTCACTCACAACAGCTTGCAGTGTGTAACTTAGGAATTCACGATTCCATCACAGGAAAGGGATTCATGTATTTATGGACTGAGGACTTTGGGGGAAGGGGTGCCTTGGAAATTAGCTCCTGTTTATATACTTACCTTACTAAGGAAATTGGCAATCACGGAAAGAAAAAGCTTATTTTGTGGTCGGATAATTGtgggggtcaaaataaaaatcagttcATGATCGCCATGTATTTGACCATACTAGCAAATAACGTTTTTGAGGAAATTATTCATAAATTTCCTGTAAAAGGACACACTTTCCTTAATTGCGACAGAGATTTCGCAATcatagaaaaacgtaaaaaagtgtgTAAGGCTTATACATTGATGAATGTTGTTAACATCATTACTAGTGCGGCCCAGAAAAATCCATTCTCGTGCATGGTGGTTAAGGACTTTTATGATTTCAAAACCGTTGCCTGTGATAAACTGAACACAAAGAAGTTAGGAATTTCAATAGCTACGCAGCTTCGTCTTACAAGAGAGAAATTTGGTACGGTGATGGTGGCTAAACGACATAGTGAGCTCGCTGGATGGAGTGAGACCAATGTACTCAAATCTGGAGTTAcattagaagactttaaaatcatAGACCTTCAAAAAACTAGAACTCACTTTGGTATCCCAGAGAAAAAAAGAACAGATATTGAAAAAATGCTCCCTTATCTTCACGATGATGCCAAGAAGTATTTTAAAGGAAAATTAGGTCAACCAGGGCAAGTTTCTACTGTAGGAAACAACGGTTAA